One part of the Scatophagus argus isolate fScaArg1 chromosome 12, fScaArg1.pri, whole genome shotgun sequence genome encodes these proteins:
- the zgc:154054 gene encoding alpha-1,3-mannosyl-glycoprotein 4-beta-N-acetylglucosaminyltransferase B-like, protein MRIFHRRYGFLLALACFVSVTWIKSTPSNGGSAVLPDLQTLYKRLSVAVELGVQLNRDLGSILEQLENITHPNSSTTTSTETVKQPTDGSGGQTILQQPNVYVFMPHLRQHPDSLQPNVILGQGRRGVSIVMGIPTVKREKQSYLVNTLSSLLYSLTSVQRRDLLIIVFVAEVDSDYVGSVGETIEKNFPREVQSGLLEVVSPSPHYYPNFTSLTETFGDSKDRVKWRTKQNLDFSFLMLYAQDKGTYYVQLEDDIVAKASYYNDMKTFTTSMASKKWLYLEFSHLGFIGKMFRTRDLPMIVEFFLMFHKDKPIDWLLDHILWVKVCNPEKDAKHCNEQKELLKQRFKPSLFQHVGLHSSLPGKVQHLKDKDFGQQVLYQAHSNPAAELSSSLKHYKQHSLDRAYKGQDFFWALTPTQNDYILFKFPQPIHMSGYLFRSGNIETSGDKFYNTTVEVLPSNPSAQHKLLARSSPAYQEADQGFIVIGAFEDGVAQGEIEEALQPISALRLVVQSDADVWALLSEILIKV, encoded by the exons atgaggatTTTCCACCGCAGATATGGATTTCTGCTGGCTCTCGCGTGTTTCGTGTCGGTCACTTGGATTAAGTCGACCCCCAGTAATGGAG GCTCAGCAGTGCTGCCAGACCTGCAGACCCTGTACAAGCGTCTGTCGGTGGCTGTGGAGCTGGGAGTGCAGCTCAACAGGGATCTTGGCAGCATCCTGGAACAGCTGGAGAACATCACCCATCCCAACAGtagcaccaccacctccacag AAACAGTAAAGCAGCCTACAGATGGTTCAGGTGGACAGACGATCCTTCAGCAGCCTAACGTTTACGTCTTCATGCCCCACCTCAGACAACATCCAGACAGTCTCCAACCCAACGTAATCCTTGGGCAGGGCCGACGTGGAG TGTCCATAGTGATGGGCATTCCTACAGTGAAGCGTGAGAAGCAGAGCTACCTGGTCAACACACTCAGCTCTCTGCTCTACAGCCTGACGTCCGTCCAACGGCGAGATCTCCTCATAATAGTCTTCGTTGCTGAg GTGGACTCAGATTATGTTGGCAGCGTAGGAGAAACCATTGAGAAGAA TTTTCCCAGAGAGGTGCAGTCCGGGCTGCTGGAGGTCGTCTCTCCCTCACCGCATTACTACCCCAACTTCACCAGCCTCACAGAGACCTTCGGAGACTCCAAAGACAGAGTCAA ATGGCGAACAAAGCAGAATCTGGACTTCAGCTTCCTCATGCTCTACGCTCAGGACAAGGGAACCTATTATGTTCAG TTAGAGGATGACATCGTTGCAAAGGCAAGTTACTACAACGACATGAAGACTTTCACCACCAGTATGGCTTCCAAGAAGTGGCTCTACCTGGAGTTCTCCCACCTTGGAtttatag GTAAGATGTTTCGCACCCGTGACCTCCCAATGATTGTGGAGTTCTTCCTGATGTTCCACAAAGACAAACCCATCGACTGGCTCTTAGATCACATCCTGTGGGTGAAAGTTTGCAACCCAGAAAAGGACGCA aaacactgtaaTGAACAGAAGGAGCTGCTCAAGCAGAGGTTCAAGCCCTCCCTCTTCCAGCATGTCGGCCTCCACTCGTCCCTGCCGGGGAAGGTACAGCACCTAAAG GATAAGGACTTTGGGCAGCAGGTTCTGTACCAGGCCCACAGTAACCCAGCTgcagagctgagcagcagcCTGAAACATTACAAGCAGCACAGTCTGGACAGAGCTTACAAAGGACAGGACTTCTTCTGGGCATTAACCCCCACGCAGAATGACTACATCCTCTTCAAATTCCCACAGCCGATTCACATGTCTGG GTACCTGTTTCGCAGTGGAAATATCGAAACCAGCGGAGATAAATTCTACAACACCACAGTGGAAGTGCTGCCCAGCAAT CCATCAGCACAACACAAACTATTGGCCAGATCGTCTCCTGCCTACCAAGAAGCTGATCAGGGATTCATCGTCATCG gggcGTTTGAGGATGGCGTAGCTCAGGGTGAGATTGAAGAAGCGCTGCAGCCGATCTCAGCTTTGCGCCTCGTGGTTCAATCCGACGCTGACGTCTGGGCTCTGCTGAGCGAG ATACTCATCAAAGTTTGA